Within the Cryptococcus neoformans var. neoformans B-3501A chromosome 1, whole genome shotgun sequence genome, the region ATAGCTGactttttttccccttttcccttttcaccTGAAATAGCGAGCGAGAGCAGGCCAAGGAGGCTCAGTACGTCAGGCAGCGAGAGGCTGAGAAGCTCAAGGCTGCCAAGGCCAAGCTCGCCGAGGCTCAGGCCGAGGTCGTAAGTcgtcttcccctctttcaCGCATCTATATCCATTACCATCCTATCATCGTTCTCCACGGCGGTGTATCTGTGACGATTAATTGAAGGGTGGTGTGTGCTGACGaatgcctttttttttccttggtCGGGCGGTAATCTATaggagaagcagcagaagGTTGTCGACTCCCACGAATAAGTGCTTGAGAGTGTAGTGTAGTCAAGGAGAAATGCATAAAGAAATGGGATAGTTTTTCGGTAGTCGAAACCAGCAGGCAAACGAAATGAATTTATCGTGGATGGCATTTGCACATGCACTCTTGAGTGATTGAACACTGCGGTGGACAGTATGCGGTGTGCCGGAAGCGGGATGGGAAAGGTTTCTGCAGGCTGTGTTTCTGGTTTGGCCGAGTTTGGGAATCGGCTATTAGAAGTTATGACGTAGTGTTCTAATccattctccatcttctcatttCCCGCTGCTTCACCGCTGTAACACTGTACAACTCTGTACGACATCTCTCTAGCCATATGCCCACTCTGCTCTCGCCGCTATCCCCATTCCTATCCCGATGA harbors:
- a CDS encoding hypothetical protein (Match to ESTs gb|CF194018.1|CF194018, gb|CF193064.1|CF193064, gb|CF193063.1|CF193063) → MIALRAATSARVAVSRAPASMFVRYYAPDIRSEGATASSTSFHEREQAKEAQYVRQREAEKLKAAKAKLAEAQAEVEKQQKVVDSHE
- a CDS encoding hypothetical protein (Match to ESTs gb|CF194018.1|CF194018, gb|CF193064.1|CF193064, gb|CF193063.1|CF193063); translation: MIALRAATSARVAVSRAPASMFVRYYAPDIRSEGATASSTSFHEREQAKEAQYVRQREAEKLKAAKAKLAEAQAEVVSRLPLFHASISITILSSFSTAVYL